ataatacattaatacataaaatacattaaaatacagattatacaattacaaaagccaggtcatcagagtaaaatcacaaattcatcaccatccgtcagtgTGGTCAGCGGTTATTGACTCAATTATCATTCTGTAAATGCTatgttccaaagccaagattttaccagctttctgaaagtcaggaggaaaggggcagatctaatctccaacaggagagagttccaaagccgaggggccaccaccgagaaggccctgtccctcgtctccaccagacgcgattgcgaaggaggtgggaacgagagcaaggcaaccttgatggttcataggggagaatccgctcggacaggtaaactgggccggagtcgtttagggatttatagaagTTTAGAAGTACTCAGTATAATCATTAacagtcgtttagggatttatagaagTTTAGAGGTTTACTGAGTATAATCATTAACAGATGAAAAACAGGTGTTCACATACAGTTGCCTtcaaaactgtaaataataaataatttaaacaactcgttctctaaagcattctgttttaatctcttatttatttatttacttatttaccgcatttgtatatcgcctttctcagccaaaggcaactcaaggcagttcacagtcggcagcgattcgatgccataaccATCATAaagatacagttaaaacaattataaatacaattaaaacatttagaatGTGATCTAAAAACAATACAGCCTGTAAAAATGAAATCTTGGACATCTCCTTATTAAAATCATTGTCCAATTGCATTGTTGCATGCAGACTAACACTCTCTTCGTTCTAATACACTACTGAACATTGACTCAACAAAGACTGACTATACCCTGCAGCATACTGACACTGAGtaacttctaaactgtactgcttctgaAGGGTAAAACTCTGACACACACACCATACGGTACAAAACtggcttctaaaatggagtcttagtctgaatagtcccagatctggacacatggtctgcagtccctcccacaacctcaaacaacacagagttaaggGAAACTGCATACTAAATCATATacgtacaatatagtaagcaaacacaattacatacataacaaataactagcatAGGAGATTAGTAGAAagatactcccccctgggcacacagaagacggggcgacttggaaggcgctgaacagactgcgctctggccccacgagatgcagagccaatctcaagaaatggggccacacaggcgaatcctcgacatgcgagtgtggagaagagcaaaccactgaccacctgctgcaatgcaacctgagccctgccacatgatgcacaatggaggaccttcttgcggcaacaccagaggcactccaaggggccagatactagtcgaaggacatttaatcaactaccaagcttgcaaaatttgtgttttggcATTTACAGAaattttctggatataaggagcaaaccttgggactgatcttcgggagaaaagtatttgtcttattttggtggtagatgctgctggttttcccccaggtttgtggattttcggtgtcctgacctgtctccttggaatcctggaaccttgaatctttggactgacttttgactacagtatagactcctGGTCCTCTTgagtttattgaactctcagcatctgaccactggactggaccttttgactacagagttatcttgaacctgcaacagtgtttgctgtttttgttttatattctgtggctgagtgttatccttgtgttttatgttttggactattaaaacatccagaaagtaagtgctgttttaattaaattgtttaacacaaactgggagtttggttcatctctgcctaaatattggcagagccctggcaacgtgacaataCGCAAGTTAAAATGTAAAGACCATATGAAACTTATCTCTCTATATTATGATATTgcactatataatatatattgaaaATGTTATATGAGGTTGtcttaacctctggtttgctagtcaAACTGAATTATTGTGCTGCAAAAGTATGTCACctacatgaaaagtttggaaaactctggctTGGAGAATCTCTATGGGGTTAAATACCACTGTTCTTTCCAATGTGAACTCCATGTCTATAGACTTGAACTctcagagaagctctttccacatgccatgtatttatagggtttctccccagtgtgagtcctttgatgcttATGTAAATTTCCACTGtctgtgaagctctttccacactcgtgGCATGTATTGGGTTTCTCCCCAGAGTGAGTCCACTGATGACTAAGTAGACTTGAACtacgagtgaagctctgtccacactccaggcaagtATAAGGTTTCACCCCAGTGTGAATGCGTTTATGTCTATATAGACCTGAATtgtcagtgaagctctgtccacactgcaggcacgtatagggtttctctcctgtgtgagtcctttgatgtgaacgcagatttccactctgagtgaaactctttccacactccaggcatttatagggtttttccacagcgtgagtcctttcatgtgaacgtagatttgaattcttagtgaagctctgtccacactcctggcacgtatagggtttctccccagtgtgagtcatcTGATGTGAACGTAGGCCTGAATTAAGACTGAAGCTTTGTCCGCACTCCAGGCAGGTATATGGTTTTTCCCCAGTATGAATCTTTTGATGCAAACGGAGACCTGTACTataagtgaagctctgtccacactctaagcatgtatagggtttttccccagtgtgggtTCGTTGGTGTGAACGTAGATttgaactatgagtgaagctctgctcACACTCcgagcatttatagggtttttccccagtgtgaatccttttgTGTGAATTTAGATGTCccttctgagtgaagctctttccacactccaggcatggatagggtttctccccagtgtgagtcctttgatgcctaCGTAGATGCCCCCTCTGaatgaagctctgcccacactccaggcatggatagggtttctccccagtatgaatcctttgatgtgaacgtagaacTGTACTatcagcaaagctctgtccacactccgggcatgtatagggtttctccccactgtgagtcctttgatgtgaatgtagacctgaactctgagagaagctctgtccacactcccggcatgtataaggtttctccccagtatgaatcctttgatgtctatGCAGAACTGTACtacgagcaaagctctgtccacactccaggcatgtatagggcttctccccagtgtgggtcctttgatgtgaatgtagagtcccactctgagcaaagctctttccgcactccaggcattcgtaaggcttctccccagtgtgagtcctttcgtGTTGCTGCAGGTGAATCCTCCGAGTGAAACTCTTGCCACACACCAGGCATTTA
This genomic interval from Anolis sagrei isolate rAnoSag1 chromosome 2, rAnoSag1.mat, whole genome shotgun sequence contains the following:
- the LOC132766262 gene encoding zinc finger protein 135-like isoform X3; its protein translation is MKEEAFKCLVCGKSFTRRIHLQQHERTHTGEKPYECLECGKSFAQSGTLHSHQRTHTGEKPYTCLECGQSFARSTVLHRHQRIHTGEKPYTCRECGQSFSQSSGLHSHQRTHSGEKPYTCPECGQSFADSTVLRSHQRIHTGEKPYPCLECGQSFIQRGHLRRHQRTHTGEKPYPCLECGKSFTQKGHLNSHKRIHTGEKPYKCSECEQSFTHSSNLRSHQRTHTGEKPYTCLECGQSFTYSTGLRLHQKIHTGEKPYTCLECGQSFSLNSGLRSHQMTHTGEKPYTCQECGQSFTKNSNLRSHERTHAVEKPYKCLECGKSFTQSGNLRSHQRTHTGEKPYTCLQCGQSFTDNSGLYRHKRIHTGVKPYTCLECGQSFTRSSSLLSHQWTHSGEKPNTCHECGKSFTDSGNLHKHQRTHTGEKPYKYMACGKSFSESSSL
- the LOC132766262 gene encoding zinc finger protein 135-like isoform X1; translated protein: MVSSSCCYLVLPFSILQHPDIGNLVSRSPAFSEPSLCIWQLSLHVLLESSLQGNEDSVEPLLGCSEEANRTGRHNPLKVIILLNSDKKEGRKKSQVSVLQLGTNITVNMKEEAFKCLVCGKSFTRRIHLQQHERTHTGEKPYECLECGKSFAQSGTLHSHQRTHTGEKPYTCLECGQSFARSTVLHRHQRIHTGEKPYTCRECGQSFSQSSGLHSHQRTHSGEKPYTCPECGQSFADSTVLRSHQRIHTGEKPYPCLECGQSFIQRGHLRRHQRTHTGEKPYPCLECGKSFTQKGHLNSHKRIHTGEKPYKCSECEQSFTHSSNLRSHQRTHTGEKPYTCLECGQSFTYSTGLRLHQKIHTGEKPYTCLECGQSFSLNSGLRSHQMTHTGEKPYTCQECGQSFTKNSNLRSHERTHAVEKPYKCLECGKSFTQSGNLRSHQRTHTGEKPYTCLQCGQSFTDNSGLYRHKRIHTGVKPYTCLECGQSFTRSSSLLSHQWTHSGEKPNTCHECGKSFTDSGNLHKHQRTHTGEKPYKYMACGKSFSESSSL